A window of the Polaribacter sp. HaHaR_3_91 genome harbors these coding sequences:
- a CDS encoding putative glycoside hydrolase, translating to MKTPFSHTSLFLICLFLVQTAFSQNDSYYPDFNWDKVPVAFHFGKKGDLLTKKEAKFIASHSNFVVLEKAHGFPKYKYSEESIAADAKVLKKLNKDVKVVFYWNAFLDYSMYKAHDEYQTKKDLWLKTATGEFDLKDNKMKRYDLSNPDFRNWWSNVAKENLENKNIDGVFFDALNQVTSPGNKRLWGVEKYNAIQQGLKDLIKETRAKIGDDKIIVYNGIRSTPLRNAGNDFPENTDAIMIEHFGYFNSKTKESMLKDIQEMEKAGKSGKIVVFKSWPENAWLNKSFMAKSEKEKEKISKEHLNFALASFLAGAQKHSYIIYNWGYRLSMGSLLWYPEFDKPLGKPLDDMQTNGWVLTRNYEHASVWVDLEKKKSRIDWKK from the coding sequence ATGAAAACCCCTTTTTCACATACATCTTTGTTCCTAATTTGTTTATTTTTAGTGCAAACAGCATTTTCTCAAAACGACTCATATTATCCAGATTTTAATTGGGATAAAGTTCCTGTAGCTTTTCACTTTGGAAAAAAAGGAGATCTTTTAACAAAAAAAGAGGCAAAATTTATTGCTAGCCATTCCAATTTTGTGGTATTAGAAAAAGCACATGGTTTTCCAAAATATAAATATTCTGAAGAATCAATTGCTGCAGATGCTAAAGTTTTAAAAAAGCTGAATAAAGATGTAAAAGTGGTTTTTTATTGGAATGCTTTTTTAGATTATTCTATGTATAAAGCACATGATGAATATCAAACAAAAAAAGATTTGTGGCTAAAAACAGCAACAGGCGAGTTCGATTTAAAAGACAATAAAATGAAACGCTATGATTTATCTAATCCTGATTTTAGAAATTGGTGGTCTAATGTTGCTAAAGAAAATTTAGAGAATAAAAACATAGACGGAGTTTTCTTTGATGCACTAAATCAAGTAACCAGTCCAGGAAATAAAAGACTATGGGGCGTAGAAAAATACAATGCAATTCAGCAAGGTTTAAAAGATTTAATTAAAGAAACTAGAGCTAAAATTGGTGATGATAAAATTATTGTTTACAACGGAATTCGTTCTACTCCACTAAGAAATGCAGGAAATGATTTTCCTGAAAACACAGATGCCATTATGATTGAGCATTTTGGATATTTTAATAGCAAAACAAAAGAAAGTATGCTAAAAGATATTCAAGAAATGGAAAAAGCGGGAAAAAGTGGGAAAATTGTAGTTTTTAAATCTTGGCCAGAAAATGCTTGGTTAAACAAGAGTTTTATGGCGAAATCAGAAAAAGAAAAAGAGAAAATTTCTAAAGAACACTTAAATTTTGCTTTAGCTTCTTTTTTGGCTGGCGCTCAAAAACATTCTTATATTATTTACAATTGGGGCTATCGATTAAGTATGGGATCGCTTTTATGGTATCCAGAATTTGATAAACCTTTAGGAAAACCTTTAGATGACATGCAAACAAACGGTTGGGTTTTAACCAGAAATTACGAACATGCAAGCGTTTGGGTAGATTTAGAAAAGAAAAAATCAAGAATCGACTGGAAAAAATAG